A genomic window from Tolypothrix sp. PCC 7910 includes:
- a CDS encoding aminotransferase class IV, translating into MYWYNGQLIESQTLELSINDPGLLYGATIFTTVRVYENSLDSRLTHWALHCDRLLLSLKTFGWQQPDWNRVRQGAEILLQHFPILRITLFPDGREWITGRLLPENLSEKQANGIVCAIVNAEYDRTLASHKTGNYLSPWLARNISLQSTAQEAILVDQAGNWLETSTGNLWGWRDGCWWTPPLTGGILPGIMRSQLVKWLQSQQQQVKEEPWTMELVKGFTAIAYTNCVVEILPIHTVHQPAGSLQYNPHHSSFQLLRSFLA; encoded by the coding sequence ATTTACTGGTACAACGGTCAATTAATTGAATCCCAAACCCTAGAATTAAGCATTAACGATCCAGGGTTGCTTTATGGAGCAACAATTTTTACTACGGTGCGGGTTTATGAGAATTCTTTGGATAGCAGGTTAACTCACTGGGCTTTACACTGCGATCGCTTACTATTGTCGCTCAAAACTTTTGGTTGGCAGCAACCAGACTGGAATCGGGTACGTCAAGGTGCGGAAATCCTACTGCAACATTTTCCGATTCTCAGAATTACCCTGTTTCCAGATGGACGGGAATGGATAACGGGTAGGTTATTACCAGAAAATTTAAGCGAAAAACAAGCAAATGGCATAGTTTGCGCCATTGTTAATGCAGAATACGATCGCACTCTGGCTTCTCATAAAACTGGTAATTACTTAAGCCCTTGGTTAGCTAGAAATATCAGCCTACAGTCAACTGCTCAAGAAGCGATTTTAGTCGATCAAGCGGGAAATTGGCTAGAAACCAGTACTGGGAACCTTTGGGGTTGGCGAGATGGTTGTTGGTGGACACCGCCTTTAACTGGGGGAATTTTGCCAGGAATTATGCGATCACAACTTGTAAAATGGCTGCAATCCCAGCAGCAACAAGTAAAAGAGGAACCCTGGACAATGGAGTTAGTCAAGGGATTTACAGCGATCGCCTACACTAACTGTGTAGTGGAAATCCTCCCTATCCATACCGTCCACCAGCCTGCTGGGTCGCTACAATATAATCCTCACCATTCAAGTTTTCAATTGCTCAGGAGTTTTTTAGCATGA
- a CDS encoding TIGR02587 family membrane protein yields the protein MPKKYRQKNIWKSEINDIIRGTCGGFLFGIPLLYTMEVWWIGSLAKPPMMMLAIALMFIGVFLVNQAEGFRKRRHSRRAYEDIIDTIEAMAIGLACSSFMLFLLQELTPQTSLREALGKIIFESVPFTLGVALANQFLGDTDSINTERQITKKQRSNLHATLSDLGATLIGATVIAFNIAPTDEIPMLAATVSPPWLLAIIATSLVISYGIVFQAGFSDQQKRRQQKGIFQRPSSETIMSYLVSLLAAALMLWFFQKLSLSDPWTMWLDHTLMLGLPATIGGAAGRLAI from the coding sequence GTGCCCAAAAAATATCGTCAAAAAAATATATGGAAAAGTGAAATTAATGACATCATTAGGGGTACTTGTGGCGGCTTTTTGTTTGGAATTCCCTTGTTGTATACAATGGAAGTATGGTGGATTGGCTCGTTAGCAAAACCACCCATGATGATGTTAGCGATCGCCTTGATGTTTATTGGCGTGTTCTTAGTTAACCAAGCAGAAGGCTTCCGCAAACGCAGACATAGTAGACGAGCTTACGAAGATATAATAGATACTATAGAAGCAATGGCGATCGGGCTAGCTTGCTCTAGCTTTATGCTCTTTTTGTTACAGGAACTAACACCGCAAACTTCTCTGAGAGAAGCACTAGGCAAAATCATCTTTGAAAGTGTACCATTTACTCTTGGTGTAGCATTAGCTAATCAATTTTTAGGGGATACTGATAGTATCAATACTGAAAGGCAAATAACTAAAAAACAACGGAGTAACTTACACGCCACCCTCTCCGATTTAGGTGCCACTCTTATTGGTGCGACTGTAATTGCATTTAACATTGCCCCCACAGATGAAATTCCCATGCTAGCAGCCACAGTATCACCTCCGTGGTTACTAGCAATAATCGCTACATCACTGGTGATTTCCTATGGCATAGTGTTTCAGGCAGGTTTTTCCGACCAGCAAAAGCGCAGACAGCAAAAAGGAATTTTTCAACGCCCATCAAGCGAAACCATTATGTCTTATTTAGTTTCATTGTTAGCCGCTGCGTTGATGCTGTGGTTTTTTCAAAAGTTGAGTTTGAGTGACCCCTGGACAATGTGGTTAGATCACACTTTAATGTTAGGGTTACCTGCAACCATTGGTGGTGCAGCTGGCAGGTTAGCGATATGA
- a CDS encoding dihydrofolate reductase family protein has product MRKIRLFIASSLDGYIARTSGEVDWLFTDQDYGYAKFFDQIDTVLMGSKTYHQLLGFGEYPYKGKQGFVFSNTLQGQVDNNVEFIGGDLKDFINRLRQLPGRDIWLVGGGEIIHYFLSHSLLDQLILSIHPIILGDGIPLICKDASLETLLVLKNVETYESGLLQLTYDLKHHK; this is encoded by the coding sequence ATGCGAAAAATACGGTTATTTATCGCCTCTAGCCTCGATGGATATATTGCGAGAACATCAGGCGAAGTAGATTGGCTATTTACAGATCAAGATTATGGTTACGCTAAGTTTTTTGACCAAATTGACACAGTACTTATGGGTAGTAAAACCTATCACCAACTACTTGGATTTGGCGAATATCCATACAAAGGTAAGCAAGGTTTTGTTTTTTCCAATACTCTCCAAGGTCAAGTAGACAATAACGTAGAATTTATCGGCGGTGATTTGAAGGATTTCATCAACAGGTTGCGTCAATTACCTGGGCGGGATATCTGGTTGGTTGGGGGAGGAGAGATCATCCATTATTTTTTGAGCCACAGTCTGCTTGATCAATTGATTCTCTCCATCCACCCGATTATTTTGGGTGATGGAATTCCCCTAATCTGTAAAGATGCCAGTTTAGAAACATTACTGGTATTGAAAAATGTTGAAACCTATGAATCTGGCTTATTGCAATTAACTTATGATTTGAAACATCATAAGTAG
- a CDS encoding ATP-grasp domain-containing protein yields MFRVNPDNLDLILLEEAVWVLVGEVNLPSYDFSLSQFFACRRPWNRPEQITAIGRFGAVTNYDELYQQLAADGIFLVHSAEQHLLASELPRWYPLLEGLTPKSFWFSEPPDIAILEQTIGLPLFLKGSRQTSRHKAALSIIRSSEDYYRAIKAYKENPIFHYQDLVCREFVQLRPVPSELTEKIPSSFEFRSFWWRGQCVGAAQYWSTSYDWNQQEQKAALLVASEAALRLNLPFVVIDVAQTITGEWIVIECNDGQESGYAAISPFTLWQNLITKEKELFGNKKLG; encoded by the coding sequence ATGTTTCGTGTAAATCCAGACAATCTCGATCTCATTCTGCTTGAAGAAGCAGTTTGGGTTTTGGTTGGAGAAGTCAATCTACCGAGTTACGACTTTTCTCTCTCTCAATTCTTTGCTTGTCGTCGCCCGTGGAATCGCCCTGAGCAAATTACAGCAATTGGGCGATTTGGGGCAGTAACTAATTACGATGAGCTATATCAACAATTGGCAGCAGATGGTATATTCTTAGTTCACTCAGCGGAACAACATCTTCTTGCTAGCGAGTTACCGCGTTGGTATCCTCTGCTGGAAGGACTAACACCCAAAAGTTTCTGGTTTTCGGAACCACCTGATATTGCAATTCTAGAACAGACAATTGGACTACCGCTTTTTCTCAAAGGTAGTCGTCAAACCAGCCGTCACAAAGCCGCACTTTCAATCATTCGTTCGTCTGAGGATTACTACCGAGCGATTAAGGCTTACAAAGAAAATCCGATTTTCCATTACCAAGACCTTGTGTGCAGAGAATTTGTCCAACTACGACCTGTACCATCAGAGTTGACTGAGAAAATCCCTTCATCTTTCGAGTTCCGCTCATTTTGGTGGCGAGGGCAATGTGTTGGAGCAGCACAATACTGGTCAACCTCTTATGATTGGAATCAACAAGAACAGAAAGCAGCTCTCTTGGTTGCTAGTGAGGCTGCACTGCGCCTCAATCTACCATTTGTGGTAATTGATGTTGCACAAACAATCACTGGTGAGTGGATTGTGATTGAGTGTAATGATGGACAAGAGAGCGGATATGCAGCTATTTCTCCGTTTACATTATGGCAAAATCTGATTACTAAGGAGAAAGAATTATTTGGTAACAAAAAATTGGGGTAA
- a CDS encoding SH3 domain-containing protein has product MQSSTPATGLQNHPGENLLAQYTSSCRRIMARNGLYVLQKPTVDSQVVALLDYGTNVTISDRGKNGWVPITSPVNGYILHTNFLSSCQASKAATPPELNFCRKVAADGGLVVRTAPSNNSVRVGVVPNGGNVVIARGENGWVPISSPFMGYAQSRYLAYCPKTP; this is encoded by the coding sequence ATGCAATCCTCTACCCCAGCAACAGGATTACAAAATCACCCAGGTGAAAATTTACTCGCACAATATACAAGCAGTTGTCGTCGGATCATGGCTAGGAATGGCCTTTACGTTTTGCAAAAGCCAACAGTAGATAGTCAAGTGGTTGCACTTTTAGACTATGGCACAAATGTGACAATTAGCGATCGCGGCAAAAATGGCTGGGTTCCAATTACATCGCCTGTAAATGGCTACATCTTACATACTAATTTCCTGAGTTCATGCCAAGCCTCAAAAGCTGCAACACCTCCTGAGTTAAATTTTTGTCGCAAGGTAGCTGCTGATGGTGGGTTGGTGGTGCGAACAGCACCTTCTAATAACTCAGTTAGGGTGGGAGTTGTCCCTAATGGTGGAAATGTTGTCATTGCGCGAGGAGAAAATGGTTGGGTTCCGATTTCATCACCTTTCATGGGTTATGCACAATCAAGATACCTGGCTTATTGTCCAAAAACACCATAA
- a CDS encoding CsbD family protein — MSIEKRVEATSKNIEGKVQEIMGEVTGNPADKAEGKAKQAEAQVTHTTENIKDELKKAID, encoded by the coding sequence ATGAGTATTGAAAAAAGAGTGGAAGCTACCTCCAAAAATATTGAAGGTAAAGTTCAAGAAATCATGGGAGAAGTAACTGGTAACCCAGCAGATAAAGCTGAAGGTAAAGCAAAGCAAGCTGAAGCCCAAGTTACACACACCACCGAAAACATTAAAGATGAACTCAAAAAGGCGATAGATTAG
- the ftsH3 gene encoding ATP-dependent zinc metalloprotease FtsH3: protein MNKRWRNAGLYALLFIVVIALGTAFFDKQPQSREPLRYSQFIQEVEKGRIDKVSLSADRSTALVTSRDGNKKVVTLVNDPDLINTLTAKGVDISVLPQTDEGFWFKALSSLFFPVLLLVGLFFLLRRAQSGPGSQAMNFGKSKARVQMEPQTQVTFGDVAGIDQAKLELNEVVDFLKNADRFTAVGAKIPKGVLLVGPPGTGKTLLARAVAGEAGVPFFSISGSEFVEMFVGVGASRVRDLFEQAKSNAPCIVFIDEIDAVGRQRGAGLGGGNDEREQTLNQLLTEMDGFEGNTGIIIIAATNRPDVLDAALLRPGRFDRQVVVDRPDYAGRSEILKVHARGKTLAKDVDLDRIARRTPGFTGADLSNLLNEAAILAARRNLTEISMDEINDAIDRVLAGPEKKDRVMSEKRKTLVAYHEAGHALVGALMPDYDPVQKISIIPRGRAGGLTWFTPSEDRMDTGLYSRAYLENQMAVALGGRIAEELIFGEEEVTTGASNDLQQVARVARQMITRFGMSDKLGPVALGRQQGNMFLGRDIMSERDFSEETAAAIDEEVRKLVDVAYARAKEVLVNNRHILDQIADMLVDKETVDADELQEILANNDVKTAAFA, encoded by the coding sequence GTGAATAAAAGATGGAGAAACGCGGGGCTGTACGCACTGCTTTTTATAGTTGTAATTGCTTTAGGGACAGCATTTTTTGATAAGCAACCCCAAAGCCGAGAACCATTACGTTACAGCCAATTTATTCAAGAAGTTGAAAAAGGCAGAATAGATAAAGTCAGTTTAAGTGCAGACCGTTCTACAGCCCTGGTTACATCTAGAGACGGTAATAAAAAAGTAGTCACATTAGTCAATGACCCTGACTTAATTAATACTCTTACTGCCAAAGGCGTTGATATTTCTGTTTTGCCTCAAACCGACGAAGGATTTTGGTTTAAGGCATTAAGTAGCTTATTTTTCCCAGTATTGCTTCTAGTAGGTTTATTTTTCTTACTACGTCGTGCTCAGAGTGGCCCTGGTAGCCAAGCCATGAACTTTGGTAAGTCTAAAGCCAGAGTGCAAATGGAACCCCAAACCCAGGTGACTTTTGGTGATGTTGCTGGTATTGACCAAGCCAAGCTGGAATTAAATGAAGTCGTAGACTTTTTGAAAAACGCCGATCGCTTTACCGCCGTTGGTGCCAAAATTCCTAAAGGTGTATTACTCGTTGGGCCTCCAGGGACAGGTAAAACCCTCCTAGCTCGTGCGGTTGCTGGGGAAGCTGGTGTACCTTTCTTCTCCATCTCTGGTTCTGAGTTCGTAGAAATGTTTGTGGGTGTGGGTGCTTCCCGCGTCCGTGACTTGTTCGAGCAAGCTAAATCCAATGCTCCCTGTATCGTCTTTATCGATGAAATTGACGCGGTAGGTCGTCAACGGGGTGCAGGTTTAGGCGGTGGTAACGATGAACGGGAACAAACCCTCAACCAGCTGCTCACAGAAATGGATGGCTTTGAAGGTAACACCGGTATCATCATTATCGCTGCTACCAACCGTCCTGATGTACTAGATGCAGCGCTGTTGCGTCCCGGTCGTTTTGACCGTCAAGTAGTGGTAGACCGTCCCGACTATGCTGGACGTAGCGAAATCCTCAAAGTTCACGCTCGTGGTAAGACCTTAGCTAAGGATGTGGACTTAGATAGAATTGCTCGTCGTACCCCTGGTTTCACTGGTGCAGATTTATCTAACTTGTTAAATGAAGCCGCCATTTTAGCAGCACGGCGGAATTTAACTGAAATTTCGATGGATGAAATCAACGACGCAATTGACCGCGTGTTAGCTGGCCCAGAGAAGAAAGACCGCGTCATGAGTGAAAAGCGCAAGACTTTGGTTGCATACCACGAAGCAGGTCACGCTTTAGTCGGTGCGTTAATGCCAGACTATGACCCAGTACAAAAAATTAGCATCATTCCTCGCGGTCGTGCTGGTGGTTTAACTTGGTTTACTCCTAGCGAAGACCGGATGGACACTGGCTTATACAGCCGCGCTTATTTGGAAAACCAAATGGCAGTAGCTTTAGGTGGCCGGATTGCTGAAGAATTAATCTTTGGGGAAGAAGAAGTTACCACTGGTGCTTCTAATGACCTACAACAAGTAGCCCGTGTTGCCCGTCAAATGATCACTCGCTTTGGGATGAGTGACAAACTAGGGCCCGTAGCTCTTGGTCGCCAGCAAGGTAATATGTTCCTCGGTCGCGATATCATGTCAGAGCGTGACTTCTCTGAGGAAACAGCTGCGGCAATTGATGAAGAAGTCCGCAAACTGGTAGATGTAGCTTATGCTCGCGCCAAAGAAGTATTAGTCAATAACCGCCACATCCTCGACCAAATCGCGGATATGCTGGTTGATAAAGAAACAGTAGATGCCGATGAATTGCAAGAAATTTTGGCAAACAACGATGTCAAAACTGCCGCTTTTGCATAA
- a CDS encoding serine hydrolase: MWLETLLLTTSLLLPNQALAKTNQQNLSSVVQAQLPKQSIMPKAALERLLTTEPIKTQWFTSEFVAQVPIAQIQKIIASLKQGLGNYQRVEEEGKNYKVVFARGYVPAQIALDANGKIATLFFQPPVAQAKSLEEAIAQFKTFPGKVSFLVLEGKSERAALNTTTLLAVGSAFKLAVLQTLKSQIATGKRSWQDVVELQPAWKSLPSGILQTWPDRSLLTLQTLAALMISQSDNTATDSLINIVGRQAIESLTPRNRPFLTTRELFLLKSAKNQDLLKRYRSSNESQKRAILKSLVSQPLPDVREFAGNQPILDVEWFFTAKELCELMTQVTDLPLMSINPGVAKAEDWERVAFKGGSESGVLNLTTWLKAKNGKQYCVAATWNNDAPLEESRFLNLYSSAIAGLRDDL, from the coding sequence ATGTGGTTAGAAACTTTATTATTAACAACAAGTTTGCTGTTACCAAATCAGGCGTTAGCGAAAACAAATCAGCAAAACTTATCATCAGTTGTGCAAGCGCAGTTACCTAAACAGTCGATTATGCCAAAAGCTGCTTTGGAAAGGCTATTAACTACTGAACCTATAAAAACTCAATGGTTTACTTCTGAGTTTGTGGCTCAAGTACCAATAGCTCAAATTCAAAAAATTATTGCCAGCTTGAAACAAGGACTAGGCAATTATCAAAGAGTGGAAGAGGAAGGCAAAAATTACAAAGTTGTGTTTGCGCGTGGTTACGTACCTGCACAAATTGCTTTAGATGCCAATGGTAAAATTGCCACACTCTTTTTTCAACCACCTGTTGCTCAGGCTAAGAGTTTAGAAGAGGCGATCGCTCAATTTAAAACTTTCCCGGGAAAAGTCAGCTTTCTAGTTCTCGAAGGTAAATCAGAACGAGCAGCTTTAAATACTACCACACTGCTAGCAGTTGGTTCTGCTTTTAAATTAGCAGTACTGCAAACACTCAAATCTCAAATTGCCACAGGTAAGCGATCGTGGCAGGATGTTGTCGAGTTACAACCAGCTTGGAAGAGTTTACCATCAGGGATTTTGCAAACCTGGCCTGATCGCTCACTTTTAACTTTGCAGACTTTAGCGGCGTTGATGATTTCTCAAAGTGATAATACCGCCACAGATAGCTTAATTAACATTGTGGGACGACAGGCTATTGAATCTCTCACACCCCGCAACCGTCCTTTTTTGACTACTCGTGAATTATTTTTACTTAAAAGTGCTAAAAATCAAGACTTATTAAAACGCTATCGTAGTAGTAATGAATCCCAGAAAAGAGCAATCTTAAAATCACTAGTGTCACAACCTTTACCTGATGTAAGGGAATTTGCGGGGAACCAACCTATCCTTGATGTTGAGTGGTTTTTTACAGCTAAAGAACTGTGTGAATTGATGACACAAGTTACCGATTTACCTTTAATGAGTATCAATCCAGGAGTTGCCAAAGCCGAAGATTGGGAAAGAGTTGCATTTAAAGGTGGATCGGAATCAGGGGTTTTAAATCTGACAACTTGGTTAAAAGCGAAGAACGGCAAGCAATATTGTGTTGCGGCTACCTGGAACAACGATGCACCCTTAGAAGAATCTCGCTTTTTGAATCTTTATAGTAGTGCGATCGCAGGTTTAAGAGATGATTTATAA
- a CDS encoding GlsB/YeaQ/YmgE family stress response membrane protein, whose protein sequence is MNLLAWVVLGIIAGAIAKAIYPGRQGGGLLSTMVLGIIGALLGGTLVSFLSPPGATFAAATLSIPSLIIAVIGAIIAIFLWGLLTGRRSY, encoded by the coding sequence ATGAACCTTCTTGCTTGGGTTGTTCTTGGTATTATTGCTGGTGCTATAGCTAAAGCTATTTACCCAGGTCGTCAAGGTGGCGGACTTCTTTCGACAATGGTTTTAGGTATAATTGGTGCTTTGCTTGGGGGAACTTTAGTTTCTTTCTTGAGTCCACCAGGAGCCACATTTGCTGCTGCTACTCTCAGTATTCCTAGCCTAATTATCGCTGTCATTGGCGCAATAATTGCTATTTTCTTATGGGGCTTATTAACTGGTCGTAGAAGTTATTAA
- a CDS encoding Dps family protein, which translates to MPKPNIGLTEQQRQGVIDLLNQDLADSYVLLVRTKKYHWDVVGPQFRTLHQLWEEHYEKLTENIDAIAERIRTLGGYPVGTLEGFLKIATLKEKAGQIPTATGMVAQLVEDHEQVIRNLREHVNSSSEDFNDEGTADFLTGLMEEHEQIAWMLRSFIEGQALEPTTKPSAADTQTPVGV; encoded by the coding sequence ATGCCTAAGCCAAACATTGGATTAACAGAACAACAGCGTCAAGGTGTAATTGATTTACTAAATCAAGATTTAGCCGATTCTTATGTGCTGTTAGTTAGAACGAAAAAGTATCACTGGGATGTTGTCGGGCCTCAGTTTCGCACCTTGCACCAATTATGGGAAGAACACTACGAGAAACTGACTGAAAATATCGATGCGATCGCAGAGCGGATTCGGACTTTAGGCGGTTACCCTGTAGGTACATTAGAGGGATTTTTAAAGATTGCTACCCTTAAAGAAAAAGCTGGCCAAATTCCGACAGCTACAGGAATGGTAGCTCAACTAGTAGAAGATCATGAGCAGGTAATTCGTAACCTCAGGGAACACGTGAATAGCTCTAGCGAAGATTTCAATGATGAAGGAACTGCTGACTTTTTAACTGGATTGATGGAAGAACATGAGCAGATCGCTTGGATGCTGCGCTCCTTTATTGAAGGACAAGCATTGGAGCCAACCACTAAACCTTCAGCCGCTGATACTCAAACTCCTGTAGGTGTATAG
- a CDS encoding TIGR02588 family protein produces MNNQDNQHEERSLAEWITFTAASFILTVIIGMVGFTWLNDKNQPPIVSIINKQRTREINGQFYVPFEVINKGGDTAESVQIMAELEINGKVTETGEQQIDFLSGGETEEGAFVFSQDPNKGKLTIRVASYKLP; encoded by the coding sequence ATGAATAATCAAGATAACCAGCATGAAGAGCGATCGCTTGCTGAATGGATCACATTTACTGCTGCCTCATTTATCCTCACAGTAATTATCGGGATGGTGGGATTCACTTGGCTAAATGACAAAAATCAACCGCCCATAGTATCCATCATTAACAAACAAAGAACGCGAGAAATTAATGGACAATTTTATGTCCCTTTTGAAGTGATCAATAAAGGTGGAGATACAGCCGAATCAGTGCAAATCATGGCTGAGTTAGAAATTAACGGCAAAGTTACAGAAACCGGGGAACAACAGATAGACTTCTTATCTGGCGGGGAAACGGAAGAAGGGGCATTTGTATTTAGCCAAGACCCTAACAAAGGTAAGTTAACTATCCGCGTTGCTAGCTATAAATTGCCTTAG
- a CDS encoding ChaB family protein, producing MAETYIAERTISSVFKEQKQVDDVIRRLLDRDVPRDHISVLGRNFQSETRIAGFITKRDVILGGLRTGAIFGSLFGSFLSLLTGVGVLFIPFVGPIVAAGPISAVLLGAATGAIAGSAGAGLVSVLTALGMPEDKATIYQTRLQAGEFLLMAEVPSDHTGEFQLLLESAGGEEIHSNEKILARPCPGPCNRPEDLSPEVRSHLSNEAQRTFIERYNVTLAETSDEFTSEQAAWDAVRQQFDEDENGVWSKSKIKV from the coding sequence GTGGCAGAAACCTATATAGCAGAACGTACTATTTCATCTGTATTTAAAGAACAGAAGCAAGTTGATGATGTAATTCGGCGTTTGTTAGATCGAGACGTACCAAGAGATCATATTTCTGTTTTGGGCAGAAACTTTCAATCAGAAACTCGAATTGCTGGGTTTATTACCAAAAGAGATGTGATTTTAGGGGGTTTAAGAACAGGAGCAATTTTTGGTTCCTTGTTCGGTTCCTTTCTCAGCTTGCTTACAGGTGTAGGCGTACTCTTCATTCCCTTTGTTGGGCCAATTGTCGCAGCAGGCCCTATTAGTGCGGTGTTGCTGGGGGCTGCAACAGGTGCGATCGCAGGTAGTGCTGGTGCGGGATTAGTATCAGTCCTCACGGCATTAGGAATGCCGGAAGATAAGGCTACGATTTACCAAACCCGCTTACAAGCTGGTGAGTTTTTATTAATGGCAGAAGTCCCAAGCGATCACACTGGCGAATTTCAATTATTATTAGAAAGTGCTGGCGGTGAAGAAATTCACAGCAATGAGAAAATATTGGCTCGTCCTTGTCCTGGCCCTTGCAACCGCCCAGAAGACTTATCGCCAGAAGTTCGCTCTCATTTATCGAATGAAGCACAACGCACATTTATTGAACGCTATAACGTCACCTTAGCGGAAACTAGCGACGAGTTCACATCTGAGCAAGCTGCTTGGGATGCAGTGCGTCAGCAATTTGATGAAGATGAAAATGGTGTTTGGTCAAAGTCTAAGATAAAAGTTTGA